The window CATCAAAATAACAACAGAATCGAACATACTTGTGCCATCACTATCGCCATCTCCATATTAAGTGATTGCTTGACAAAGAGTTCGTAATTACAAGGCTTGTAGAAAAAGGCTGCCAACCAAGTCTCATTCCAGATACGACTGCAGAATAGATGGAAAATGAAACTTAGCCATTGTTTTAAAACTCAATGCAAAACAATGTGCAACAAATATTTTCACAAGTTTCTAAAGCTTGAAAAAGAATTCATGCTGCTATGAACTTTTACACATGGTAGATGCTTTCAACCAACAGTTTTGACTTTAGAGGATGAAATTATTAGTGATGACTGATGACAAAGAACGAAATGAGAAAATATCTCCAGGCAGAAAAGAAAAGGTCACCAGAAAGGAAAAATCTCCAATCCATAGAGGAAAAATGGTTAGGGTAAATTTTATCGTCAAGTGACTCGGAACAACAAATGACTATTGCTGTAAGGTAAAACTCTTTTAATTGAATATCGCTAAGCTTTCTTTTGAGATTTTACTAAGTTCAAACATCAAGTCTCTTCATAACATTTTATGCTCATAAAGATAATTTGTCATTTACGCCATAAAAAAAGACAGTAAATCTCCTTTGAATATGAGCAAAATAGTGAttaagataagaaagaaaaaaatcttatatactggcaagttttcattaaaaaaaagaataactATAATAGTTGTTTATTATGCTCTTTAAATAGCACATCCATACTGGTAAAAACCTATACAACAATAGCCAATATCAAGGCATTTTGATGAGGCATTAAACTCAGGCTTCTAGACGAATAAACTCTAACTAGATGCTTGATAGTTATCAATTGAGCAGAAACTGATTTCAGTGGATTGTGGTACTGGATATTAGACAAAAATGCCTCAAATGCTTAACACAAAATTATAATTTCCTCTTACTTTTTCCCCATGCTATAATAAGTTCTTGCAATTGTTTGATACCTTTCTGAGAATAAAGAGCCAAAGAAGGGGTAATAAAACCAACCTCTTTGCCTGTTTTTCCTCGAGTTCTCTAGTTCTGTACATCAGTTTTACCCCCTGTCAATTCAAAAACTCAACACCAAGAATCACAGCATCTTGAATAAATTAAAAGTAGAGGAGGCCCTTGGGATTCATGAGAATCTTCCTATAATATCAGTAACTAGAAAGAGAGATTAACTTACGGGTATGGCTTCAAGGACAGCAGAAGGATGAGGTTTTGCAGCCTTTCCTTCAACAAACAGGAAAAACTGTGATACACCGAGGACCTTGTGATAAAACAACCAGGGTATGATCTGCTCTAAACCGGcagaagtgcttgttgttatacaTATCTGTGAATCATATACAGATTCCCACAATTAGAGGCACAAacagcttgactccagcacagtaAAATCCTTCCGGTCTATAGTCAACGATTTGGCAGCAAATGCAACAGAACGCGGATAAACAAATTAACAAGATTAACCGAAATATGAACAAGTAATCATTTGACGGAGATCCTTTCCCTCAGAGTTTTGACGGCAAAACAGGAGGACGATTCGTGAATCTATCCACACACACACCAAATCCATCTCCCCAAGTCAAACATGATCCCAAAACCATTCAGAAGCGCTAGAGATCTCACCTTCGGCTTCAGATCCTTGCCCAAATTAAAATTCCAACCGCGGTAGTAAGGGAAAGACGGCGACGAGCTCCGGCCGAGGATGTCCGCGCAATCCGAGGCGGACGAGCCAAGGTGGCTGTCGTTGTTGCTGTCCATCACAGGGAACATCTGGGCGTCGGCGGCGGGCCACCGCGAGGTCAGATCGTCGACGCCGCCGCGCCACTGAAGGACGAACGCGAAGGAGGCGAGCGCCAAGGGGAGCAccgtgaggaggaggagggctcGCGAGATGAAGCCCTGGTGCGGGGCGGAGGACGCCGCCGGCGGCCGGCGGAGCGCGCCGTGGCCCGCCATTGGATCGATTGAATTGACGAGGCGCAAATGCGGGcgaacaaagaagaaaaaaaaaccacTAATAAATAGTCACTAAATTAAAATCATTTCTTTGGGGAGAAGAGAATGGGTCGGTTTGTGGTGATCCGCCGGAATATTTATAGTACTAACAGAAACCACACGAGAAGTATGCATTCCTACTTACAAAGGTAAAAGTCGATGAGAAAACCTTTCAAATGTGATTTTTATTGGACTGTGCGCatacaaaaaaaatgatttggtTCTAATCAATAAGTTTAAACATCAGATCTCTCTTATATTCAAAAGTATTTTTTGAGATCAAATGATCCCTTCTCAATgagttaataattttttgatttataattttttttcacaaCATATAgataattaaacttttttaatgcaagtaatatctaatttatttttacttaaCTAGTTAGCTTTGCTGCTGATCTTTTCTAAGAGAATATATAATATTTCTTGATCGTTTTTGGGTGTAATACTTTGCGTTTTTCTTTCTTATGatcatgtcaaaataattttttctacTCGAAGAAAAGGCACTCATGTCCAAAAATTGAtacgaaaaaggaaaaaaagagagagacaaATCTATGGCAATATTCTCTTTCTTCTATGGAAGGGAAGGGATGCCTTTTCAGCTGCGGCTCTGTTTTCCTGCACGACAGAGTCATAGAGGAAGTTGCTCATCGAATTCTGATGAGGCGAGAGGAAGCAATTCCTCTCGCATGATCCGACAGAATCAAACTGAGCAGTTGTTTGGACGTCTAAGAACTGAACTCTGCTCGCCACATTTTGACTTGGACAAACAGAGCTGCAAAGATGATGGTTTTACAGGGCAGAGGATTGAACAAAGCATGAGGCAAGCTCCACAAAGTCAACGGCAGCTCTGGATTCGAGTGTTTTCTGCGGTGATCTCTCAAAATCAAGAGGGACTGACTGACTCTACAAGGATGAGTCGCCTCTATCTATCTACTCTGCGTCATGTTTCTATCTATGCCAAGAATTCAACAAATACTTGCAATCTAGAAGAGGATTCGAgtgtgatgatgaagaagaagcagcCTCAGACCATTTAATTGCCAGGAGAACATTTAACTCTCCGCCGAATACTTTTCCTCATCAAACCACTCATGTCGAACAATAAATACATCACCATATCAGCATACGATCGATCAGAGTCTTTTAGATGTTTGTCAGCAACAAATAACAGTTGTATTAGCCATTAGAACCATATGATCTCAGATTCTCTTTTGGGCAACACAACATTATTATTACGGCCGGAATTCTAATGTGTGTGTTTGAACGAATCAGAACCGTTCATCGAATAGTTCGATAGGATACGGGTGAGAACAAACGACGTTGCGATGGGGAGGGAACAAATAGATACGATCGGGATTTCAATATTTAGTTACACGAATTTGGATCGTTCGTCGAATAGCTCGACTAGATTTTGGTGAGAATATACTGCGTCGCGATGTGAGAATGGCTCACCGGTAAGTGACGTGATCGGATGGAAAATTTATATCTCTAGGGAACGCGTGAtgctcgatttttttttttttttgaaggagaTGCGAAGTAAGACATGTATAGGCTACGTTTGAAAATGtgtgttttatttttaatatatatttagaaaaaaaaataattgtgtTTATTTTGAGTGTTTAGTGCATTTAGATAAAATAAATTTGAGTCGACATGTAGTTATGAAataggactaattacatattagccATTGTAGTTAGGGCTTTTAGtatctcgatttttatattttaagaattttatattgGCGTCAttataattacgaaagtgaaacatttaggtatatttatcctaacgtcatcgattttatcaataaaaatataaaaataaaaagtaaaaaaataattttaatattttaattggtgGTTGTTAGCGGTGGACGGTTGCATCATTAGGGATCATCGATGACTATTGTGAATGAAAAGAACGACGATGAGAAATGATGATCGCTCTATATCTACGTCGATACTAATGTAATTATTGAGTGATCCTTTCGTTGCTTTATAACTATTGTGTCGACGTCGACGTAGTTGATGAGCGATAACTAATAAATAGATAAATTTATGTAATCTTATAAGAAAATTTTGTATGacctaaatatataataaataaaaatataatcatataaaataaaatatatttttttaaaaaaataaatagataaaaaacttcttcttataaaaatatataaatcatattgatttttgaataaattattttgataatctTATAATTTCAGATAAAATCAtaagataatttaaaattttaaaaatttatgttaGCATCTTATAAAAATACTAATGTTATTCCGAGGTAACATCAACATTTGAACATTTCTAATGTAGCATTTAGATCAAGTGtgatttgaaaaatatgtattcactttcaataatattaaaatattgaaAAGATAAATTTCTCACAAAATATTCAATagacttttaaaatataattttatctagcAATACTTACCTCAATatacatttaaaatatattttttatttgttgtttACCAAATACTTAGAGCATTACATAAGTACATATTCACTCAAATCCCTTTCtccaaatatatattaaaatattaatatgataaatAGCAATCTATGTTCCAAATCAAGAacgctatatgatgatgattcaaCACCAACGATACAACATATGCAAAAAGTAAGAAACAATTTCCTATCAGATGGTCATAAGTAAGacctaaattaataagtaaaataccaaaaaaatgaaaaaagataaTGATAAGAGACCACTCGATTCTCGAACAAGAATCCAATATACTTATAATAAACTAATCCACACTAAAGGCAaagaagaggaggggaggaaACACATAGAATGAGAAGGAATAGAGTTTTCTTTTTGGGAACTGACCTAAGAAGTGGCAAGAGCGGAGTCGTGTATGACGATCCAAAGCGAAGGGAGAAGCTGAGGGGGAATAATTAGATGCGATCGGGATTCTAATATAGAGTCGAACGAGTCAGAACTGTTCATCAAATAGCTTGATAGGATTCACGGTGGAAGGGAAAACAATTAGATACGGAGATTATTACATGTAATTAGTTAACTTTAACATCCttcttatgttttaaaaaatatattaacatatctataattataaaaataaaatatctaagtcTATTTATCATAATGCTATTAGTTttactaaataaaaaatataaaaaaataaataataaaataataattttaacgtttcaaTGGGTGATGATGGATGATGTCATTGGTAGCAGATGACATTGTCGTTAGGGGCCATAGACGattgttgtggatgagaagaaTAATAACAAGAGGTGAGGCTTATTATGCATTTACGTCGACACCGACGTAATTGTTGAGCGACTCTTTCGTTGCTCTATATTTGCATTAGCATCGATGTAATTGCTAAGCGATCCTTAGTTCTTACCATTGCTCTCATTATCCATAATAGCCACTTATGGTATCTAGGGATACTGTCGTCTACCATCATCTATTagaacattaaatttttttttaatattttttataaaaattaatattgttgggataaataaatctagatattttactttcgaagtataaggatcaagatactcAAAAACTAACTATGagatataatttataataaatcctCGAGATTCTAATATTTAGATATACTAATCTAGACCATCCATCGAATATCTCGATTAGATTGCGATGAGATTATCACATGAAAAATTTTAAGGAAATGAGAGAATGCATAACTAACTTTGATACTTTCAtatgttattaatattttttaattaaaaatatttttaaaatatgttaattagttgaattatttatacagatttttaggggatatatatatatatatatatatatatatatatatatatatattaaattcagTATTGGATGTAGAGTTATATTTACAATTTTCTCCCGAGTCGATGTGTTCACCCCCAAGGGGCCACCTCGATGCCACCGTCGCGGTGGCGGACTTGACTTGTCGTGTCTTCACCTGAGAAGGAAACGGACGCACGGGGAAGGGGAGAGCTGATAAGATTCGCAGACTGGGAGAGGCGAGAGTGAGAGAAAATGGAAGGAGGAAGCGTTGGGTCCGCTcctgcgccgccgccgctgcaCCCTGCGATAGCCCCTCTCTCGTATCTTCTGGGTAGGTGGAGAGGGCAAGGCGAGGGCGGATTTCCCACCATCAATTCCTTCGCCTACGGCGAGGAACTCATTTTCTCCCATTCCGGAAAGGTAACTTCTCTCCTTTCTCTCTGTGTGTTGCTCGTTCTTAACATGATCTCTGTCGAACAGCCTGTGATAGCGTATAGCCAGAAGACATGGAAGCTGGCATCGGGCGAGCCCATGCACGCGGAGAGCGGCTACTGGCGCCCCAAGCCCGACGGCTCCATCGAAGTCGTCATCGCTCAAAGCACCGGCCTTGCCGAAGTTCAGGTACTCAATTTGGTCTCTTATGTTCCTTGCTTCCGGCGAGTTCAAGAGATCGAGGAGGAACATAGACTCTCTGGTTGCTTACGGTACTGTTGATCTTAGATGTAAAGGTTACCAAACGATTTGTTAGCATCTACGAATTCTCCCAATCGAGTGTGTCAAATCAGATCTGCAAAGCTGGAGGATGATAATCTCCACAATTTGTTGTGATGAAAGTGAATAAAAAAGGAGCTGATAAAGTGCATGTTTAGCAACTGATGAATACTATGTGGAAAATGAGGAATTTCGAGTATAAATTAAGAGAAGGAAAAAGGAAGTTAGTATTGAGGCTCGAAGGGACGTTGGCAAAGTTGGAAGACTTCTTATAGGGTATGCTCCATTGCTGCTAGATTTAATTTGTGAGGCTAGTGTGACATTGCAGGCAAATGTTAAGATCTGACCATTGCCTGATGAAATCTACTTACTAATAGTTCTCTCATGGCTAGCTCTTGTTG of the Musa acuminata AAA Group cultivar baxijiao chromosome BXJ3-2, Cavendish_Baxijiao_AAA, whole genome shotgun sequence genome contains:
- the LOC135632132 gene encoding peroxynitrite isomerase Rv2717c-like, giving the protein MEGGSVGSAPAPPPLHPAIAPLSYLLGRWRGQGEGGFPTINSFAYGEELIFSHSGKPVIAYSQKTWKLASGEPMHAESGYWRPKPDGSIEVVIAQSTGLAEVQKGTYDAENRIVTLQSELVGNASKVKEITRVFKVVNGELSYVVQMATVITSLQPHLKALLKKV